Proteins co-encoded in one Sulfuricystis thermophila genomic window:
- a CDS encoding oxidative damage protection protein, translating into MARTVKCVKLGREAEGLDFPPLPGELGKRIFENVSKEAWQQWIRMQTMIINENRLNLADPSHRKYLAEQVEKHFFGSGADRVQGYVPPRS; encoded by the coding sequence ATGGCCAGAACCGTCAAATGCGTCAAGCTCGGCCGCGAGGCCGAAGGTCTCGATTTTCCGCCGCTGCCCGGCGAGCTCGGCAAGCGCATCTTCGAAAACGTCTCGAAAGAAGCCTGGCAGCAGTGGATTCGCATGCAGACGATGATCATCAACGAAAACCGTCTGAACCTCGCCGATCCCTCACACCGCAAATATCTCGCCGAACAGGTTGAAAAGCACTTCTTCGGTTCCGGCGCCGACCGCGTTCAAGGCTACGTACCACCGCGCAGCTGA
- a CDS encoding 16S rRNA (uracil(1498)-N(3))-methyltransferase, which translates to MIPRFHCPAPLAPGALVELPETVGHHALRVLRMKSGDHLILFDGNGGEWRATLKLGAGGTAQALLGEFAAIERESPLQVTLAQALPAGDKMDWIVEKCVELGVAAIQPLAAKRSVMRLSPERMARRVAHWNAIARTACEQCGRNRVPAVMPVLDLPQYLGTAQAQNACRLLLEPQGEDTLRSLARPTAPVVVMVGPEGGWEDAERSAAHAAGFTVLRLGPRVLRTETAGMALLAALQALGGDF; encoded by the coding sequence ATGATACCGCGCTTCCACTGCCCCGCTCCGCTGGCGCCCGGTGCGCTCGTCGAGCTGCCCGAGACGGTTGGCCATCATGCCCTGCGCGTGCTGCGCATGAAAAGCGGCGATCATCTCATCCTCTTCGATGGCAACGGCGGCGAGTGGCGCGCGACGCTCAAACTCGGCGCTGGCGGCACGGCACAAGCGCTGTTGGGCGAATTCGCCGCGATCGAACGCGAATCCCCCTTGCAGGTCACACTGGCGCAAGCATTGCCTGCCGGCGACAAGATGGACTGGATCGTCGAGAAATGCGTCGAGCTCGGTGTCGCCGCGATCCAGCCGCTCGCCGCGAAGCGCAGCGTGATGCGGCTCTCTCCGGAACGCATGGCGCGCCGTGTTGCGCACTGGAATGCGATCGCCCGCACCGCCTGCGAACAATGTGGCCGCAACCGCGTGCCAGCGGTCATGCCGGTCCTTGACCTGCCTCAATATCTGGGGACAGCGCAGGCGCAAAATGCCTGTCGTCTGCTGCTCGAACCACAAGGCGAGGACACGCTCCGCTCGCTGGCCAGGCCAACGGCGCCGGTCGTGGTGATGGTGGGGCCTGAAGGCGGCTGGGAGGATGCGGAGCGTTCGGCTGCACACGCCGCTGGTTTCACCGTGCTGCGGCTCGGGCCACGGGTATTGCGCACCGAGACCGCCGGTATGGCGCTGTTGGCGGCGCTGCAGGCGCTGGGGGGCGACTTTTAA
- the pap gene encoding polyphosphate:AMP phosphotransferase, with protein MFESAEIGHKIDKATWKSTVPRLRTDLLDAQYELKEQGKFPVIVLVSGQDGAGKGETINLLYEWMDPRFLSTLAFSAPTDEERERPVMWRYWRALPPKGRIGIFAGSWYSGPIHERIAGTLKQAALDASIDQINRFEQMLVNEGALVLKFWLHLTKEGQKRRLKALEKDPRTAWRVTKWNWERLKTYDQLQEVAGHVLRMTNTPWAPWIIVSGEDERFRGLTVGKILLDAIRKRLAEQEKHSTPVAPPIQPNIDGRDVITELDLTQKLSKKQYETQLAHWQGRLSELVRDPRFRKHSLICVFEGVDAAGKGGAIRRVATAMDARQYQIVPIAAPTEEERAQPYLWRFWRHVPRNGRVTIFDRSWYGRVLVERIEGFCGEADWLRAYSEINDFEHELAQAGAVIVKFWLQISKEEQLRRFKEREKTDYKRFKITDEDWRNREKWDDYHRAVCDMVDRTSTGTAPWTLVEAEDKAYARVKVLRTICERLSAALAGENPAASDKGKKGRQ; from the coding sequence TTGTTCGAATCCGCAGAAATCGGCCACAAGATCGACAAGGCCACCTGGAAGAGCACGGTGCCGCGACTGCGCACCGATTTGCTCGACGCACAATACGAGCTCAAGGAGCAGGGCAAGTTTCCGGTGATCGTGCTGGTTTCCGGCCAGGATGGCGCCGGCAAGGGCGAGACGATCAACCTGCTCTACGAATGGATGGACCCGCGCTTTCTGTCGACGCTGGCGTTTTCCGCGCCCACCGACGAGGAGCGCGAACGGCCCGTGATGTGGCGCTACTGGCGCGCGCTGCCGCCGAAGGGGCGCATCGGCATCTTCGCCGGCTCGTGGTATTCGGGGCCGATCCACGAGCGCATCGCCGGTACCCTGAAGCAGGCGGCGCTCGATGCGAGCATCGACCAGATCAACCGCTTCGAGCAGATGCTCGTCAATGAAGGCGCGCTGGTGCTCAAATTCTGGCTGCACCTCACCAAGGAAGGCCAGAAGCGACGCTTGAAGGCACTGGAAAAAGACCCGCGCACCGCCTGGCGGGTGACGAAATGGAACTGGGAGCGCTTGAAGACCTACGACCAGCTGCAGGAAGTCGCCGGCCATGTGCTGCGCATGACCAACACGCCCTGGGCGCCGTGGATCATCGTCTCGGGCGAAGACGAGCGCTTTCGCGGCTTGACCGTCGGCAAGATCCTCCTCGACGCGATCAGGAAACGGCTGGCCGAGCAGGAAAAGCATTCCACCCCCGTGGCACCGCCGATCCAGCCGAACATCGATGGCCGCGACGTGATCACCGAGCTCGACCTGACGCAGAAGCTGTCCAAGAAGCAGTATGAGACCCAGCTCGCGCACTGGCAGGGACGCCTGTCCGAATTGGTGCGCGATCCGCGCTTCCGGAAACATTCGCTGATCTGCGTCTTCGAAGGCGTCGATGCCGCCGGCAAAGGCGGGGCGATCCGCCGCGTCGCGACGGCGATGGATGCCCGCCAGTACCAGATCGTGCCGATCGCCGCGCCGACCGAGGAAGAACGCGCCCAGCCCTATCTGTGGCGTTTCTGGCGGCACGTACCGCGCAACGGACGGGTGACGATCTTCGACCGCTCCTGGTATGGCCGGGTACTGGTCGAACGCATCGAGGGCTTTTGCGGCGAGGCCGACTGGCTGCGCGCCTATTCGGAAATCAACGACTTCGAACACGAGCTCGCGCAGGCCGGCGCCGTCATCGTCAAGTTCTGGCTGCAGATCAGCAAGGAAGAACAATTGCGACGTTTCAAGGAACGCGAGAAGACCGACTACAAGCGCTTCAAGATCACCGACGAGGACTGGCGCAACCGCGAGAAATGGGATGACTACCACCGTGCGGTCTGCGACATGGTCGACCGCACCAGCACCGGCACGGCGCCCTGGACGCTGGTCGAGGCGGAAGACAAGGCCTATGCGCGCGTCAAGGTATTGCGTACCATCTGCGAACGGCTCTCTGCGGCACTGGCAGGAGAAAATCCCGCCGCCAGCGATAAAGGAAAGAAAGGCAGGCAATGA
- the argA gene encoding amino-acid N-acetyltransferase has product MTESNEATLSDERLVAWVRQAAPYIHAFRGRTFVIAFGGEALEDRASAQALIHDIALLDSMGIRLVLVHGARPQIDAEMAARGLKPRFHKGLRITDAAALECVKRALGVTRIEIEAMLSQGLPNTPLAGGFLRVTGGNFISAKPVGVVDGIDHHYTGAVRNVIAEEIQADLAQENVVLISPIGASPSGEIFNLAWEEVAEAVASAIHADKLIFLCDAPGLVDRKGQRIDALTADEGEALLKKRIKQSPEVTRVLPGALRAVRGGKVGRVHFLDRRRDGAMLMEFFTRDGIGTVLTHAPLERIRDATIHDVAAILALIAPLEADGTLVKRGRERIEMEIERFSVLELDGTVVGCAALYPFSDAKAGELACLAVMPEYREIGYGDRLRRHIEQRAKKLGLKRLFVLTTRTAHWFTERGFVPTDVGALPEQRRELYNFRRRSKVLVKNL; this is encoded by the coding sequence ATGACGGAATCGAACGAGGCAACGCTCAGCGACGAACGACTGGTGGCCTGGGTACGCCAGGCGGCACCGTACATCCATGCCTTTCGCGGCCGCACTTTCGTGATCGCCTTCGGCGGCGAAGCGCTCGAGGATCGCGCCAGCGCGCAAGCCCTGATCCACGACATCGCGCTCCTCGACAGCATGGGCATCCGCCTCGTACTGGTGCACGGCGCGCGGCCGCAGATCGACGCCGAAATGGCGGCGCGCGGCCTCAAACCCCGCTTCCACAAGGGGCTGCGCATCACCGATGCCGCCGCGCTCGAATGCGTCAAGCGCGCGCTGGGCGTCACCCGCATCGAGATCGAGGCGATGCTCTCGCAGGGTCTGCCGAACACGCCGCTGGCCGGCGGCTTCCTGCGCGTCACCGGCGGCAACTTCATCTCCGCCAAGCCGGTCGGCGTCGTCGATGGCATCGACCATCACTACACCGGCGCGGTGCGTAACGTCATCGCCGAGGAAATCCAGGCCGACCTCGCCCAGGAAAACGTCGTGCTGATCTCGCCGATCGGCGCCTCGCCCTCGGGCGAGATCTTCAATCTCGCCTGGGAAGAAGTCGCCGAAGCGGTCGCCAGCGCCATCCACGCCGACAAGCTGATCTTCCTCTGCGATGCGCCGGGCCTCGTCGACCGCAAAGGTCAGCGCATCGACGCCCTCACCGCCGACGAGGGCGAGGCGCTGCTCAAGAAGCGCATCAAGCAGTCGCCCGAAGTGACCCGGGTGCTGCCGGGCGCGCTGCGCGCGGTGCGCGGCGGCAAGGTCGGCCGCGTGCACTTCCTCGACCGGCGGCGCGACGGCGCAATGTTGATGGAATTCTTCACGCGCGACGGCATCGGCACCGTGCTCACCCATGCACCGCTCGAACGCATCCGCGATGCGACGATCCATGACGTCGCCGCGATCCTCGCGCTGATCGCGCCACTGGAAGCGGACGGCACGCTGGTCAAGCGCGGCCGCGAGCGCATCGAAATGGAGATCGAGCGCTTCTCGGTGCTGGAGCTCGACGGCACGGTGGTCGGCTGTGCGGCGCTGTATCCGTTTTCGGATGCCAAGGCTGGCGAACTCGCCTGTCTGGCGGTGATGCCCGAATACCGCGAGATCGGCTATGGCGACCGGCTGCGGCGCCACATCGAACAGCGCGCGAAAAAGCTGGGCTTGAAACGCCTGTTCGTGCTGACGACCCGCACCGCACATTGGTTCACCGAACGCGGCTTCGTGCCCACCGATGTCGGCGCGCTGCCCGAGCAGCGCCGCGAGCTCTACAACTTCCGGCGCCGCTCGAAGGTGCTGGTGAAGAATCTGTAG